Below is a window of Cytophaga hutchinsonii ATCC 33406 DNA.
TGAAAAAGGAAAGCTGTCTATATTCAGTGAAATGTCTGTAAAAAATTCAAATGTGCAAGGGTATGTAAAACCTGTGCTTGAAGATGTAGATGTACTTGACTGGGATCAGGATGGGCCTACCTTTTTACAAAAAGTCTGGCAAGCAGCTATTGGAACGACGTTTGCTGTATTTAAGAATCATCGTAAAGACCGTTTCGCTACTAAAGTGCCGATTGAAGGCAAGCTGGATGATAAAATTGATACAGACATATTCACAACAGTCGTGCGTGTTGTAAAAAATGCCTTTATCGAAGCTTATCAAAAAACGATTGATGATTCGGTCTCTTTTAACAATAATGGAGAAGTGAAAGAAAAGAAATTCCTGTTTTTTAAAGTAAAAGAGAAGGAAGACGAATAAGTACACAGAATATTGTATTTAAAAAGAGAAGAAAGAACGGATTCAGCAAATAAATTTGCCGGATGAATATTTCAACTAAGCCGTTACTTCTGAACCAAAAAAATAGTTAAATTACCCATGTCATTCATATACAGATTGAATGGCATGGGTAATTAACTAACTATATTTTCTATTGAAAACATTATCGGTGAATGTTCCTTTTCGTTTTGCATTTTCCTTGCATTGGGAACTTTCTTTTAAACCGTATTTGAAATTCATTGAAGCGCAGATCGAAGAATCTGATAACATTATCTATAAAGCATATCTCCAATCAATCGCTTCGGTATTACATACAAATCCTGAATTACTAAAACCGATAAAAGACTGGTCAATCCTGAATCCCTTCACGGATCTGATTGATTTGATTCATCTCAATCATATTTCATATCAGGGTTCTAATCATTTATACGCAATCGGCACACCCTCTTCACCGATGAAATTTTTTTCCTATTCAAAAGAATTTAAAAAACTTATTTCTGACGTAGACGGCAATCTGAAATTGCGTTTGCATGACAGTTTTGTGAATGAGGAATATACACGGAGACTTTACATGGATATTCTATATAAATGTTATGGCGTGAAGGATATTCTGCAGCACTCTTCTCAAACCTTACTGCGATTAACAGACAATGACGAAGGATTTAAGCGACATTATCATTTTGTAACAAACAATCAATTTGTAGACATTAATTATTCAGGTGCGTTGCCTGCATTGAATGAGGAATGGATTGAATACGCGAAGGGAAATATTGAATCGATTAAAGAAATTAAAAATCAATTGCCGCTTGCCGGTTTTGGTTTGGAAGGATTTATTCTTTTTACAATTAAAGACGAAACCATTTCTGAATCAGTAAATGAACTGAGAGAAAACGTCGCTACGATGCATACCATGTCGCGTAAGGAAGCCTACCTGCGAATCAAAAACAATACACTGTCTTTATTGCAAAATAGTACGCTGGAAGTAGGCTTTCTGCCATTGATCGACATTAACAAAAAAATATTTTATCACAAATCATTTAACTATACCAGCATCTTATTTAAAGTTCTCCAGAAACAGTTAACAACAGCTGAGTTAAATGATTTTTTAGGACGCTTTATTGAAATGTGTTCCATCAGCCAGGAATATCCGATTCATATTTTTCAACATAAAAATGAAGAAGTAAAACTGGAACTGGCAACGTATTTAATAGAAGAAGGAATTAAGAGTTTTACCATCATACCGGTATTTCATCAACAGGATCTCATAGGTGTTATTGAGCTTGCCAGCACAGTAGAAGAAAAAATTTCCCTGGATGATGTACGTAAGATAGAATCTGCTATGCCGATGTATTCAGAGTTTATCGTGTATCAAACGAATAAACTGCATGAACAGATGGAATCCTTTATTATGCATAATTATACGGCCATTCAATCGGTTGTAGAATGGAAGTTTAATGAAGTTGCCTGGCATACAATGCAAAAAGCTCCAAATGCAAAACTGCCGGATATTTCATTCAAAGAGCTTACACCATTTTATGGAGCTGTTGATATTAAAAATTCATCTATCGAACGGCAAAAAGCAATCCGGAAAGATTCCGAGAAGAACTTAAAAAAATTAGAAGAATTTTTATCCAAATACGGCGATACAGAAACTACTTCACAGGAACACTTGAGTAACTGGCAGGATTCGCTGGAAGAAAGCCTGGCAGATGAACAGGAACTGAATCTTCGGTTGTTTATTGAAAAAGCGTCTCAGGATTTGCTGGAAAATTATCCTGATGTAGATATTGAATTTTCAAATGAAGAAGAATTGAGTTATGAGCAGAGTTTATTCAGTATCAATAATGCACTAAAAGAAGTGCTGGATGTGCAGGAACAAAAACTGAAAAAACTGATTCCGGTTTATTTTGATAAATTCAGAACAGACGGCTGGGAATATACAATCTACGCTGGACAATCCCTGAGTCCTGACATTCATATTACTCCGGAAATGATTGTATCTGTTAAAAAATGGGAGCTTGAAACCATGCTGCACATGGGTTTGGTGGCATCTGCCATGCATAAAAAAGTGATCTATAAACTTGAAACAACGCAGTTAATATTAGCCAATACAAGTCCGCTGGACATTCGTTTCCGTGCAGACGAACATCGGTTTGATGTAGAAGGATCATACAGCATCCGGTATGAAGTTATAAAAAAGCGTATTGATAAAGTTTACATACGCGACACACACGAACGATTAACACAGCCGGGTAAAATTGCTATTGTATACCTGTATTCAAATGAAATGGACGCATATATGAATTTGATTGATGAATACATTCAACAGGGTTTATTAGAGGAAAAGATTGAACAGCTGGAACTGGAAGATGTGCAGGGAGTGGTAGGGTTAAAAGCTATTCGCGTAGCCATGAAAATGTCGAAACAATGAATATAAAAAATAACATAGTTCATATTTTTACCGCCGCTTTTTTAATAGCAGCTTGCGGAGCAGATAAAAGCAATACATTCAAGATTAATGGGTATAACTGCGAAGCATTAGAAGCAGTTGAATTGGAAGAGCCTTTAAAAGAAATTTCAGGACTCGCGTATGATGTAAAACGAAATGAATTTCTAGCTATTAATGATGAACAGGGAATAGTGTTTACACTGGATTCTAAAACATTCGGCATTAAGAATAAAATTCACTTTGGTGAAAAAGGCGATTACGAAGAAATTCAATTTTCAGGCAATACTATTTACGTGCTCCGCAGCGACGGTACTATTTTTAAAATGCAGTATGATGGCAAAGATATTTCCGCTGTAACAACGTTCAGTTATGAAGGATCAAAGGCTGAATACGAATCTTTTTATGTAAGTGAAGCTGCAAATGAACTGGTATTGATTCCTAAAAATTCCAAAGAAGCAAAAACTAATAAGGTTACAACAGCATATGTTATCGATGCCACTACTGGTAAACACCTTTCCAAAGAAGACGCTAACATTGATTGGCAACGATTAAAAAATGCATGTATGCTTCATCCGTCGGCGGTTGCAGTTCAATCACAAACCAAAGAAATATATGTATTGGCTTCGATTGAAAAATTACTGCTTGTTTTAGATGCATCCGGAAATGTACGTGCAGAATATGTATTGCCGGCTTCAATGTTTCAGCAGCCTGAAGGAATAACCTTTGATGAAAATCAGAATATGTACATATCCAATGAGGCAGCCGGGTTCAGCCCGACCATCATTAAAATACCCATTCAAAAAAAATAACATATATGCTTTTAGTAAAGCACAATATAGTCCGTCAAGCCGCGGTTCTCTGCCTGTTGGCTTTTTCATTTATAGCTTCTGCACAAGTTTCCCCAGAGCCGTTTATTACACACAGGTTTGTGTTGATTGGTGATGCAGGGAGATTATTAAATGGCAGAAGTATTGTACCGGAAGCTGTTGCCAGACATATTAATCAAACAGACAGTACAGCAACCATTTTATTTTTAGGGGATAATGTGTATGAAAAGGGATTGCCGGACAAAGAAGACAACAACTATGAAGCTTATACAGAAGTACTATCGAAACAATTGCTTCCGTTCGATTCGCATGCTGCAAACGTTTATATATTGCCCGGTAATCATGACTGGCAGAAAAGCGGTCCTGAAGGTTGGGAACGCATCAAACGCCAGGCTGCATGGGTAGACAGCCTGCATAAAAGCAATATTATTTTTATGCCAAAAGAAGGTTGTCCCGGTCCGGAAGAAATAACTATTAATGACAGCATAACGCTGGTTATACTGGATACACAATGGTGGCTGCATCCGTTTGATAAACCAGGTATAGATAGTGATTGTGCCTGTAAAACAGAAGAGGATGTAATCAATGCGTTAAAAAATATTGCATATCGCAACAGAAACAAACGGATTATTTTTACATCACACCAGCCGATGCGCAGCTATGGTATCCATGGCGGCTATTATACGTTGAAACAGCATATGTTCCCGTTTACAGAGATGGCTGATAATGCATATATTCCATTGCCAGTGTTAGGGTCTTTATATCCATTGGTTCGAGGAACATTCGGTAACATTCAGGATTTAAAACATCCGGAATACCGAAGCATGGTTTCACGCATTGAAGAGGCAATGTCTGCAGCTCCTGATGTGATCTATGCAGGCGGTCACGACCATTCGCTGCAGCTTATTCAGGAAGGGACACAAAGTTATATTGTGAGCGGCTCAGGCATAAACAGAGAGCGTGTTAAAAAAGGCAAAAATGCTTCTTATGTTTCAGACCAGAGAGGCTTTGTTGAACTTGTATACAGATCAGACGGAAGTGAGCAGGTTGTTATCTATGAAGTAGATGAGCAGGCTAATTACAGAATAGCATACGATACTGTGCTGCCCATGAAGCCACTGCCCAAAGAAATTCCATTGACAGCAGAAACAGATATTCAGCAGGACAGTATTACGGTTGCTATTGCTCCGGAATATGATCACGTAAACAATGCACATCGTTTTTGGTTTGGTGAAAATTATCGTAAGATCTGGGCAACACCAGTTACACTTACTGTTTTTTATATTGAGAAAGAAGGCTTGCAGATTTTGCAGCAAGGCGGTGGGCAACAGACGAAGTCGCTTCGTATGGTAGATGCTGCAGGAAAAGAATGGGTACTTCGTACGGTTCAAAAAGACCCGGCGAAAGCATTGCCTGAAAACTTGAGAGGTACTGTTGCGAAGAACATTGTTCAGGATCAGATCTCTGCTGCGCAGCCATACGCGCCGTTAACAGTACCCATCCTTGCTGAAGCACTAGGCGTACCTCATGCCAATCCTCAAATTGTATTTGTGCCGAATGACCCTGCATTAGGTATGTACCGGGCTGAATTTGCCAACAGCATTTGCATATTTGAAGAGCGGCAACCAACATCCAACGGTGCTGTCAGAACCTATAACACAACAAAAGTGCTGGAGAAACTGCAGGAAGACAACGACAATCTGATTGATGAAAAGGCTGTGCTTACTGCACGTATGCTCGACTTGCTTATTGGTGATTGGGACAGGCATGAAGACCAATGGCGCTGGCAGAAAACAATAGATGGTAAGCGATCCGTTTATGCACCTATACCGAGAGACCGCGATCAAACGTATTTTGTCAATTCCGGTATACTGCCCTACATTGCTTCCCGAAAGTGGGCCATGCCTAAAATACAGGGCTTTGATGAAAAGATCAGGGATGTTAACGGCTTCATGTTTAACGCGCGGTATTTTGACCGGTTTTTTTTACATGAACTTAATGATACGGAATGGATAAAAGTATTGAAGCATTTGCAGACAACGCTGACAGATTCCATAGTAACAGAAGCCGTACATCAACTGCCAGACAGTGTATATGCGCAATGCGGCGATCAGATACGCGATAATTTAATTGCACGAAGAAATGCATTGTTAAAAAACGGACTTAAATTTTACGCTTTTTTAGCACAAACGGTGGAGATTCCCGGTTCAGACAAAAATGACTTTTTTGAATTAACGTATCAGAACAAAGGCGACATACGTTTAAAAGTTTATAAAATCAAAAAAGACGGAAGCAAAGGGAATGTTTTTTATGAACGCACCTTTAATAAAAAAGTAACAAAAGAAATCCGATTGTACGGCAGGGGTGGCGAAGATGTATTTGAAGTAACCGGCAAAGGACGGTCTCCCATAAAAGTGCGAATGGTCGGCGGTTCAGAAAAAGATTCATTTAATATAAACGCTGCAGTTCACAGTAGAAAAAACCTTATTATATACGATCGGTCTGACAAAGAAAATGAATTTCCGAAATGCTCAAAAGCAATCATACACAAAAGTACACATCCGGAAATAAACGAATACAATGGACGTACGTTTAAGTACAATCAGTTGCTGCCACAGGCTGCAGGCGGTTACAATTTCGATGATGGCATCTGGCTTGGTGCAGGTATACAGTATACCAAACATGGCTTCAGAAAAGAGCCGTATGCACAGCGTCATCGGTTATTGCTTGGCCATGCACTCGCCACTAAAGCAACAAATGTTAAGTATTCCGGACATTTTGTTAAGTTCATTGGCAACAATGACCTGAAAATAAATTTTGATGCACGCGCTCCAGATAACGTTTCTAACTTTTTTGGCATAGGCAATGAAACAGAATTTGTAAAAAATGGCGACAATCCTATTACCTATTACCGTACACGATATAACCTGATCACGGCTCAAATAAAACTGGAGCATACATTTGCGCGCACGTTTAAGGTGTATGGCGGATTGATCGGACAATATTATTCAACAGATTCCACTGAAAATATTGGCCGGTATATTAATGTATATGACAGCAGCAATCCGGAAGAAAACGTATTTACAAAAAAAATATTTGCAGGTTTGATCGGCGGCTTTCAGCTTGACACAAGGAACAGCGAATTTATGCCTATACGTGGGGTATATTGGAATACCTTCTTAACAGGAATGCAGCAGCTGGATGAATCGAATCAGAATTTCGGTCGCTTTGAAACAGATATGACTGTTTATACAAGTTTTAATAAAGACCCAAGATTTGTATTGATCAACCATTTCGGCGGCGGATTAAATGCAGGCGATCCATACTTTTTTCAGATGTGCTATTTAGGTGGAAGCACAAACTTGAGAGGGTACAGGAATTACCGTTTTGCGGGCAATAATAAATTCTTCTACAACATAGAAATGAGATTGAAATTATTTGATTTTACTTCGTATCTTTTCCCTGGGTCAATCGGCCTGATTGCGTTTAATGATTTAGGAAGGGTATGGAGCGATGGTGAATCATCAAGCCTTTGGCACGATGGTTACGGGGGAGGTTTTTATATTGTGCCGGCTAAAATGCTGGTTGTGAATATGACGCTTGGTTTTTCAAAAGAAGGCGTGTTACCATATATTTCGTTAGGTGTTAAATTATAAGAAAGAAATTTTATGCAGGATGAATCAATCATAAAGCACGCGGAAAAATATGTTCGTAAGCTGTACGCAGAAGCAGAGAAAGATCTTTATTATCATAATTTAGAACATACGGAGCATACTGTAAAGGCTGCTGAAGAAATTGCTACGCATTATAAACTGAACGAAGAAGACCACACAGCAGTGCTTGTTGCTGCCTGGTTGCATGATATAGGGTATATTATTTCCGGAAGAGATAATCATGAAGAAGCTTCTGTGAAAGCAGCGAAAGAGCTGATGCTGAAAAATGATGTGCCGCAGCGGTTGATAGATAAAGTTGAAGGGTGCATACTCGCTACAAAAATGCCGCAAAATCCTTCAAATTTATTAGAAGAAATTATTTGCGATGCAGACCTCTATGATTTAGGCACAGAGCATTTTAAAAACAACAACAAAAAGGTTCGCAAAGAGGTAGAAGCATTTTTAGGAAAAGAACTTACAGGTTCAGAATGGCGGACATTTTCATTGATCTTTTTAAAAAAGCAAGTGTACAAAACAGCCTACTGTAAACAACTATTACAGCCTGGCCTTGAAAAAAATATTCAGGTGATCGTTGAAAAGCAAGTAGAAAAAGATATGGAGATTCCAAAGAAAGAAAAAAATAAAGACGATCAAAGTAAAGAAAAGGAAAAGGTAAACAGAGGTGTAGAAACCATGTTTCGTACAACATCAACCAACCACTTACGATTAAGTGAAATGGCTGACAACAAAGCGAACATTATGATTACCGTTAACTCCATTATTATATCGGTATTATTAACGGTATTGTTTCGCAAACTGGATACAGATCCGCGCTTTTTAATTCCAACCATGCTGTTATTATTTACATCTCTTGTAACAATTATTTTTTCAATTTTTGTTACGCGGCCAAACGTTACCAGCGGCATTTTCAGTAAAGAAGACATTGAAAAGAAACGCGCGAATTTATTGTTCTTCGGAAATTTTTATAAAATGAAAATTGAAGATTACGAGTGGGGTATTCAGCAAGTAATGAAAGATCCGGAATTTTTATATGGAAGTATGACGCGTGATATTTATCACCTTGGTGTAGTTTTAGGAAGAAAATATAAAATGCTGCGCATTGCATACAGCTTCTTTATGTTTGGATTTATTATTTCAGTATTATCCTTTGTATTTGTTGTTGTCCCGGTGAAGTAAGGCCGCAAAGATTATTGTTTTAATTCAGAAGGATTATATCCAAAATGCTTTTTAAACGCCGTACTGAAATGATTTGCGTTTTTATAGCCAATGTAATCTGAAATCTGATTGATATTCATTTCACCGCGTATCAATAGCTGGCGCGCTTCATCCATACGTATCTGAGAAAGATATCCGAATACCGTTGTGCCGAAAACCTCTTTAAATGATTTTTTTAGATTGTATTCATTGGTGCCTACCAGGTGTGCCAGGTCAATAAGAGAGCAGGGTGTTTGGAGGTTGCTTTCAATAATTGTTTTCACCTCATGCATTTTGTCTATATCACGTTTTTTAATGCTTTGGCAAAAAGGCTTTAGAATAAAATTTTCATACTGTTCAAACTGAAGCATCAGCAATTCTATCACTTTTGCTTCAATCATGATGCGTTTATAAAATCCTTTTCGCTGCGTGGCCATGATATCCTGCAAAACAGCTGTCATCTCCGGCGTAATCGGCAAATTGAATTCATTCAAACGCGCCAGCATGCCCATGTCCAGTTGTTTCCGGAAAGGATCAAATACTTTTTTTTCCGGAAGAAAACGCTTAAAGAAATCCGGATCAACATGTATGCGGATCAGCTCAATGTTGTCGCTGGGTTGGTGAATGTGTTGAAAATTAGAATTGGCAACAAAAAGAATGTTGTGCTGGTTGGAAGAATAATTTATCCATTCTTTTTTAGAACCATCGGTTGCTGCAAGATTTACTACAGATACAGCAAATTCCAGCACAACAGAAGAGAAATCATATTCTACATTCAGCAGTAACCGTTCTTTTGAACGTACCATACTACGGCCAATACAAATATTCTGAAAGTATAAAAGGTGGTGAATTCCATAGCTCGTTGTATGTCCCGTAACATTCCTGTGTTCCGTGATGGAAGCTTCCGGATCAAAGAACTTTTCCGGAAAGAATGTTTCCACGTTTAATTCTTCAGAATCTATGGTTTTTACAATGTGCAGCATTTCTTAAATCTGTAAGCATACGGATATGCTTTATATGGTTAACAACAGTTGTGACGCAAATTTGATTGCGTTAAAAAATACAGAGTCATTAAAAATATTACATATGTGTTAAATAAAATGGGCCAAATGGGATTAAATAGTACAATTTGCATCATTTGCTCCCTGTTTCGTATGTTTTACTCCCTATCACGTAGATTTTAGCATTTTTGGTAACAATTTCTACAGATTCAGTTCAGAATTATTTCAAGCGGATTTTACATTACCGCTTATTTATCCCTTTAGCGTAGTTTAAACTCTTTTTTGCGTAGCTGCTTACACTTATCGCTACGCTACTTTTGCACCTCACTATTTAGACTCTATCTAAATAATTTGAATGGAGCAGGCAGCATCCCCTTACATTAACTGCCTGATAAAAATTAGAATATTAAAAAAATGCAATTTGTCAAGACATATGTGCTGGCCGTTTTGTTTCTGTTGCATATAGGAACAATTGCCCAGACAACAACCGGTAAAGCTACCATTTCCGGACATGTAAAAGATTCATCGGGTGTTGAAATGCCTGGAGTTATTGTAATGCTGGAAGGTACGTCATTCGGATCTGCCACTTCAGAAACGGGGCATTATTCTATACATCATATTCCTACAGGCAGTTATGTTTTAGTAACATCAACGATCGGATATCAGACACAAAAGCGTTCGGTTCATCTGGATGAACATCAGCATCTGACAATAAATATAGAGATGAAAGCTGATTCTGCACAGGAAGAAATTCATATTGAAGGAAAAACCGAAGCAGAAGAAATTAAACGTTCTGCTTATACAGTAGATGTTATTGATGCAACAAAATATGCCAATACATCTTCCGATCTGAATCAGGTATTGAATCACACATCCGGTGTGCGTATCCGGGAAAGCGGCGGAGTTGGTTCAACATTTAATTTTTCACTGAATGGGTTTACCGGCAAGCAGGTTAAATTTTTTATTGATGGTGTACCCATGGATAATTTCGGATCATCCTTTCAGTTAAATAATATCCCGATCAATTTAGCAGAGCGTATTGAAGTGTATAAAGGAGTAGTGCCGATCTGGCTGGGGGCCGATGCCATGGGCGGGGCCATCAATGTAGTGACAAGCACCAAACAGCGCACCTATGCAGATGTTTCGTATTCCTACGGTTCATTCAATACACACCGTACCAGCCTCAATGCCGGTTACATTGCGAAGTCCGGCTTCACCGTTCAATTCAATGCATTTCAGAATTACTCCGATAATAATTACTGGGTAAATGTACGGAATGCCTCTATACCGGGAGGTAATTATTCCGATGTGCGGGTGAGAAGATTTAATGACAACTACCACAATGAAACAGGAATTTTCAATATTGGTGTAGTAGGTAAAAAATTTGCAGATCGTCTATTATTCGGCATTACCCTTGGCCAGAATAAGGCAGACATTCAGACAGGTGCTCAGGCAGATGCTGTATATGGTGATTTATGGAGACGAGGAAATATAATTATGCCGAGCATAAAATATCAAAAGAAAAATTTATTCATCAAAGGATTGGATCTGAATGTAACCGGTAATTATAATTTCGGAAAGGAACAGAATATTGATACCGTAAATCGGCGCTATAACTGGAAGCAGGAATTTACAGCTAATAGTGCAGCAGGAGCTCCCGGTGGTGAGAGAGGCCGTACACTTTATAAATACAGCAACAATACAAGTATTGTTACAACCAATATAATTTATCAATTGAATGTAAAACATTCAATCATGCTGAATAATGTTTTCAGTTCCTTTAACCGCAAAGGCTCTAATGCCCTGGATGAAAATAATGAAGCAAATAAGCAGCCTAAAATTACACAGAAAAGTATTATTGCCTTAGGTTACAAATACGATTACAATACCCGCTGGAGCACATCGGTATTTCTAAAAGAATATATTCAGGTAACAACTATTTCAAGAGCACAAGAGGCTTCCGGTGGCTGGGGAACAACAGAATATGTGCGATATAAAAATGTTTTCAAAGCCACCGGTTATGGTTTTGCCACAACGTATTTTATATATAAAACATTGCAGGCAAAACTTTCTTACGAAAAAGGTCTTCGCTTGCCCGATAACGAAGAATTATTCGGTGACCTGATTCAGCTGGAAGGTAATGCGAATCTAAAGCCGGAAATAAGCAATAACATCAATGTTGGTTTAAGCTATAATAAAGTGATTCAGAAAAACCATTTCCTATTGATGGAAGGCTACTTTATTTACCGTAATCTAAAAGATTTTATCCGTCCTGAATTGAATATAAATCAAACCTATCAGGTTATGAAAAACCAAGGAAGTGTTAAGAATACGGGTATAAATGGAGAGGTACGGTATTCGTATAAACGCAAATATAATATAGGCGCAAACTTAAGCTATCAGAATTTAATCAATCATGTTCAATATGAAGAAAATGGCACTTCATCAAATAAGGAAAGTATTGTTTATCTCGATCGAATTCCAAACATGCCTTTTTTATATGGGAATGCAGATGCCAGTGTAGTTTTTAAAAAAGTTGGCGGACAAAAAAATTCGTTGAGCATCGGATACAATCTCACATACGTACATTTCTATTATTTGAAATGGCCCAGTCAGGGGAGCAAAGACAATAAGTTTGATATCCCAATGCAGCTATCCCATGACATTAACATGGTATACACCATGCGCGACGGGCGGTATAACATCGCACTAGAGTGCCGCAACATAGGGGATGCCAATTTATATGACAACTTCCGTTTACCTAAACCCGGAAGAGCATTTTATATCAAAGTCAGGTATTTTATCAGTAAGTAATTCAATAATAAATCAAAATATATAATCATGAAAAAAATAAACGTATTTCTTTTTATAGTCATGGGACTTTCGGCTGCAACGGCTTGTAAGAAAAAAGATAAAAATGAGGGTGTTGAAACAAAAGGTACAATGATACTTGCTGCAACGCCAGGCGGTACATATGCAGAGGGGGCTGATTACCTGTTAGCTACAGAAACATTTGAAAGTGGAAAAATTTCAACTACAGGAAATGGTATCGAACAAAATGGTTACCGGTATTATGCGTTCCATAAAAATAAAGTATTTAGTTTACTTTATGGACAGGGTAACCCGGGTGCCGTAACCGTATACAAGCTGAATGAAAACAAGGAATTGAAATTATTTTCAAATCTGCAGACAGAATCTGTACACGTATTCGGTAAAGTAAAAGATGA
It encodes the following:
- a CDS encoding GAF domain-containing protein; the protein is MKFIEAQIEESDNIIYKAYLQSIASVLHTNPELLKPIKDWSILNPFTDLIDLIHLNHISYQGSNHLYAIGTPSSPMKFFSYSKEFKKLISDVDGNLKLRLHDSFVNEEYTRRLYMDILYKCYGVKDILQHSSQTLLRLTDNDEGFKRHYHFVTNNQFVDINYSGALPALNEEWIEYAKGNIESIKEIKNQLPLAGFGLEGFILFTIKDETISESVNELRENVATMHTMSRKEAYLRIKNNTLSLLQNSTLEVGFLPLIDINKKIFYHKSFNYTSILFKVLQKQLTTAELNDFLGRFIEMCSISQEYPIHIFQHKNEEVKLELATYLIEEGIKSFTIIPVFHQQDLIGVIELASTVEEKISLDDVRKIESAMPMYSEFIVYQTNKLHEQMESFIMHNYTAIQSVVEWKFNEVAWHTMQKAPNAKLPDISFKELTPFYGAVDIKNSSIERQKAIRKDSEKNLKKLEEFLSKYGDTETTSQEHLSNWQDSLEESLADEQELNLRLFIEKASQDLLENYPDVDIEFSNEEELSYEQSLFSINNALKEVLDVQEQKLKKLIPVYFDKFRTDGWEYTIYAGQSLSPDIHITPEMIVSVKKWELETMLHMGLVASAMHKKVIYKLETTQLILANTSPLDIRFRADEHRFDVEGSYSIRYEVIKKRIDKVYIRDTHERLTQPGKIAIVYLYSNEMDAYMNLIDEYIQQGLLEEKIEQLELEDVQGVVGLKAIRVAMKMSKQ
- a CDS encoding Pycsar system effector family protein; the protein is MQDESIIKHAEKYVRKLYAEAEKDLYYHNLEHTEHTVKAAEEIATHYKLNEEDHTAVLVAAWLHDIGYIISGRDNHEEASVKAAKELMLKNDVPQRLIDKVEGCILATKMPQNPSNLLEEIICDADLYDLGTEHFKNNNKKVRKEVEAFLGKELTGSEWRTFSLIFLKKQVYKTAYCKQLLQPGLEKNIQVIVEKQVEKDMEIPKKEKNKDDQSKEKEKVNRGVETMFRTTSTNHLRLSEMADNKANIMITVNSIIISVLLTVLFRKLDTDPRFLIPTMLLLFTSLVTIIFSIFVTRPNVTSGIFSKEDIEKKRANLLFFGNFYKMKIEDYEWGIQQVMKDPEFLYGSMTRDIYHLGVVLGRKYKMLRIAYSFFMFGFIISVLSFVFVVVPVK
- a CDS encoding BamA/TamA family outer membrane protein produces the protein MLLVKHNIVRQAAVLCLLAFSFIASAQVSPEPFITHRFVLIGDAGRLLNGRSIVPEAVARHINQTDSTATILFLGDNVYEKGLPDKEDNNYEAYTEVLSKQLLPFDSHAANVYILPGNHDWQKSGPEGWERIKRQAAWVDSLHKSNIIFMPKEGCPGPEEITINDSITLVILDTQWWLHPFDKPGIDSDCACKTEEDVINALKNIAYRNRNKRIIFTSHQPMRSYGIHGGYYTLKQHMFPFTEMADNAYIPLPVLGSLYPLVRGTFGNIQDLKHPEYRSMVSRIEEAMSAAPDVIYAGGHDHSLQLIQEGTQSYIVSGSGINRERVKKGKNASYVSDQRGFVELVYRSDGSEQVVIYEVDEQANYRIAYDTVLPMKPLPKEIPLTAETDIQQDSITVAIAPEYDHVNNAHRFWFGENYRKIWATPVTLTVFYIEKEGLQILQQGGGQQTKSLRMVDAAGKEWVLRTVQKDPAKALPENLRGTVAKNIVQDQISAAQPYAPLTVPILAEALGVPHANPQIVFVPNDPALGMYRAEFANSICIFEERQPTSNGAVRTYNTTKVLEKLQEDNDNLIDEKAVLTARMLDLLIGDWDRHEDQWRWQKTIDGKRSVYAPIPRDRDQTYFVNSGILPYIASRKWAMPKIQGFDEKIRDVNGFMFNARYFDRFFLHELNDTEWIKVLKHLQTTLTDSIVTEAVHQLPDSVYAQCGDQIRDNLIARRNALLKNGLKFYAFLAQTVEIPGSDKNDFFELTYQNKGDIRLKVYKIKKDGSKGNVFYERTFNKKVTKEIRLYGRGGEDVFEVTGKGRSPIKVRMVGGSEKDSFNINAAVHSRKNLIIYDRSDKENEFPKCSKAIIHKSTHPEINEYNGRTFKYNQLLPQAAGGYNFDDGIWLGAGIQYTKHGFRKEPYAQRHRLLLGHALATKATNVKYSGHFVKFIGNNDLKINFDARAPDNVSNFFGIGNETEFVKNGDNPITYYRTRYNLITAQIKLEHTFARTFKVYGGLIGQYYSTDSTENIGRYINVYDSSNPEENVFTKKIFAGLIGGFQLDTRNSEFMPIRGVYWNTFLTGMQQLDESNQNFGRFETDMTVYTSFNKDPRFVLINHFGGGLNAGDPYFFQMCYLGGSTNLRGYRNYRFAGNNKFFYNIEMRLKLFDFTSYLFPGSIGLIAFNDLGRVWSDGESSSLWHDGYGGGFYIVPAKMLVVNMTLGFSKEGVLPYISLGVKL
- a CDS encoding helix-turn-helix transcriptional regulator, with protein sequence MLHIVKTIDSEELNVETFFPEKFFDPEASITEHRNVTGHTTSYGIHHLLYFQNICIGRSMVRSKERLLLNVEYDFSSVVLEFAVSVVNLAATDGSKKEWINYSSNQHNILFVANSNFQHIHQPSDNIELIRIHVDPDFFKRFLPEKKVFDPFRKQLDMGMLARLNEFNLPITPEMTAVLQDIMATQRKGFYKRIMIEAKVIELLMLQFEQYENFILKPFCQSIKKRDIDKMHEVKTIIESNLQTPCSLIDLAHLVGTNEYNLKKSFKEVFGTTVFGYLSQIRMDEARQLLIRGEMNINQISDYIGYKNANHFSTAFKKHFGYNPSELKQ
- a CDS encoding SdiA-regulated domain-containing protein; this encodes MNIKNNIVHIFTAAFLIAACGADKSNTFKINGYNCEALEAVELEEPLKEISGLAYDVKRNEFLAINDEQGIVFTLDSKTFGIKNKIHFGEKGDYEEIQFSGNTIYVLRSDGTIFKMQYDGKDISAVTTFSYEGSKAEYESFYVSEAANELVLIPKNSKEAKTNKVTTAYVIDATTGKHLSKEDANIDWQRLKNACMLHPSAVAVQSQTKEIYVLASIEKLLLVLDASGNVRAEYVLPASMFQQPEGITFDENQNMYISNEAAGFSPTIIKIPIQKK